Below is a genomic region from Bacteroidia bacterium.
CTCTATTTATGCTCCGTGATTTTGGTATTCTCCTTTACCTTCATGCTGCCCCCCGACACAAAAGAGCCATGGGAGCAACCATTATATATTTAGGACTTTTATATGGAGCCATTCCTGGCCTATTGACTTTGGCTTCAAAACATGAACTGCTTTTTATCTTTGTTCCCATTGGAGAATACCCCCAATGGAGCGTTGTAAGTGCGGCCATACAGGCAGGAATAATAAGTTTCCTTCTTTATAAAAAATTTATCAATCGAGTACAATTAGAAAACTAAAATGAAAATTGCCGTAGTAGGTGCTACCGGATTGGTAGGTAGTAAAATGTTGGAAATTTTAGCGGAAAGAAATTTCCCGGTAGATGAACTAATTCCTGTTGCCTCCGAAAAATCGCTTGGAAAAAGTATCCAATATAAAGGAACTAACTTCCCGGTGGTTTTACCCCAAACAGCCATAGAAATGAAACCCGATTTAGCCTTGTTTTCGGCAGGTGGTAGCGCTTCCTTGGAATGGGCTCCACGCTTTGCAAATGCCGGAATTAGGGTAATCGATAATTCGTCGGCATGGAGAATGGATCCGGGTAAAAAGCTAGTAGTTCCAGAAATTAATGCAGATGCCATTGATAGCAAAGACTTCATTATTGCCAATCCCAACTGCAGCACCATTCAAATGGTAGTAGCACTATATCCCCTGCATTTGAAATATGGCATTAAACGTATCGTGGTTTCTACCTATCAAAGTGTTACAGGTACCGGACAAAAGGGGCTTGACCAGCTTTTGGCCGAGCGCAAAGGGGAAACTCCTTCCACCAAAGCCTATGCCTACCCTATCGACTTAAACATTATTCCACAAGTGGATATTTTCTTGGAAAATGGCTATTCA
It encodes:
- a CDS encoding aspartate-semialdehyde dehydrogenase — protein: MKIAVVGATGLVGSKMLEILAERNFPVDELIPVASEKSLGKSIQYKGTNFPVVLPQTAIEMKPDLALFSAGGSASLEWAPRFANAGIRVIDNSSAWRMDPGKKLVVPEINADAIDSKDFIIANPNCSTIQMVVALYPLHLKYGIKRIVVSTYQSVTGTGQKGLDQLLAERKGETPSTKAYAYPIDLNIIPQVDIFLENGYSKEEMKMVNETKKIMRDDSIQVTATTVRVPVIGGHSESINVEFLKDFHLHEIAEIWRECPGVIVQDEPEIFLYPMPIHAQNHDAVFVGRIRRDFTQPNSLNFWCVSDNLRKGAATNAVQIA